In the genome of Rhopalosiphum padi isolate XX-2018 chromosome 1, ASM2088224v1, whole genome shotgun sequence, the window tactggAACTATGGTAGTAAACACTAGTGTTATGAAAGTAACTAAATGAAGGTAAGGCATGTGTTACATTTCTTAGAGTGGTATAAGACTGATGCAATCCACACCTAGctacagcatttttttttttaattagaattataCTTGGTAAATCTCTTAAATTATGCAGGTACTCACAGTTTTTGGGAATTCTCCTTCTTTCAAATTAACAATTTCATCCAATATCTTCAAAAACTCATCGAGTAATTCTTCTTTTAAAAGTGACATATATGGTCTTAGATCATAAAAACAGCATGGCTTTTGtccaaatatcttaaaatattcggTTAAAAGATTGATAGCATCAcctgaaattattttgtttataataaataatacaatttaagcaTAGAAGAGAGTAAGAAAAAATAGGATAACTAACAAGTGTGAAATTatcaaattacaataacttttttttaatattgataaaatcgtttgttgaaaaaaaatttaaagcaactagaaagaataatttatgtttttagttgtatttattagattgtaatttaagtaaattatcttACCCATATATTTATTAGCATTTTCTTTTAATCTAGAATATAATTCAAGGCGAGCGAGGTAAACTCCTCTTTGAGGATAGTTTTGCtcagaatttaatttttgtaattcatttaaaaacaataatgcttCTTCTATAGATGAGTCAAAGTGAGGTAAACAATTAGTATCCCCATTGCAGTTTAAGTATTTATCCTtagattcaattattttaaataatgaatcataatatttagtatagtaAATCCATGAATCTATGctgttgattaaataaatatatgcttaaaaaaatatcataatttaaacatataaaataataaaaattacagactattttaaaataaatatataaatattttatttaaaatcagaaaataagaattataattaagtcTGTAAGCAATACTAAATTACAAGAAGTAACTTACTCTTTAAGAAGTAAACTTTTTAGGTATGAGTTTGCTTCACCATACATTTCCAATTCAaagtaaatatcaatttttttccgCGTGAGACCAACAGTTCGATGTAGCTTATCACCAAGTGGTCCATTAAGAATATCTAAACTTTCtttgtattttttctaaaaaattatttttgaatattcattttttttttttttttaaagaaaatgttatttatgtaaCAGTTAACTTCAATGCTACCTGCATATCTAATATCATCAAATACAATTGAATTTCTTGTTCAGCATCAATTTTGtcttcattaatatatttttgcaccATTCGTTCTGCTAATGGCAGAGTAATTCTTTTTGATATTTCATCATTTGCTTGATACgccttaaaataaataggtatacatataaatcatggaattatatataataagacaaagttaatagtattaataactacttcattatttatattaatatttcaataacttaATATGTACCTGCATAACAATACTCATTATGGCCCAAAAATAATATGGGTTATTTGGTTTAACTTTATGGAGAGCTAGTGCAGTTTGCTGTTGTTTTTTGTAATCACAAACACGAACGTAAGACATGAAAAGACTAGACAATAATTCTTCGTTGACTGGATCTTGGAGTAAAGCATCCTCGTATACTTCACATACCATATGagctatacaattaaaataaaatagattttatcaacttaaatgcaaatactattaaaattacgtttttttaACTCTCTATAGCAAGCTGTTAACGCAAGCAATGTTGATTCATCAGATGGCTTGCATTCTCTTACTTCTTTCAACAATGTTTCTGCCTCTTGGTCTTTTCCAAGTCGGACTAAGGTTAAACTCTTCAGCGcctgtatgaaataaatatggttataactaaataatttgacTAGACAAATCTACTTAAGAATTCTCTATTTAAACATTTGGTTCATACTTTGGAACAATTTTGACtgggtaatttttttattaatttatccaaCTCGTGCAAAGCCTTTTTATAATTTCCGTTGTCTATCCATtctgtaagtaaaaaaaaaccaaaaataaaatttaagaatgtCGAATAGTAGGAGAATTATTTGAGTACCATAAATCGGTCTCAACCGCCGTTCCGCCATAGAATTATCGTTCCTACTAAGCCTGCTTCTGGACGCCATCGGTACCGTTGTAAAATACCCTTTTTCCTGTGCAGTTACCGACCGAGATTTAAAAGTACCTAGTAATAGCAGAAAAAAGACTTAGTACTCGTAGTCGTAGTGTAATAAATCGTCGggtttgaataaaatttaaagtgatCGAAAATCACATTTGCCGAGTTTataaccacaaaaaaaaaaaaaaaagagaaaaaaatagttaagaGAGTGAAACTGCGCAACCAGTGTTGCTTGCACTGATAAAAACGAAatcatgtacaaaaaaaaaaaccgtaagtGTTGTACGCATGGAGGTCAGACTTGGAGGTAGAAAATATTACACACATGGAGCGTGAAGTAAAATCATAACAAGATGTTCCGCTGCCACCGCCACCGCAATCGGTGGGAcggtaaacaaaaaacaaaaatcattaaagttaTTACCTGTTAAACGTTTACTACGCCGTCCGTTATCCAACTCGAATCGTTCACcatcgtcatattattatgttgtcgtaatattttattattactatagaaaATATACGATTTAGGACGCGCTCGGCGGTCGTCCGTGTTGTCCCGGTGATCGCGCTCTATCGAACGAAAGGCCGACCAATAACGGCAGAGCAGCCCTGATTTCTTAAGTACACAGCAACCACAGTCATAGTTGTGTAGTGTCGTACACACTTGCAGTTTTACGTACCACGTACCGTAGTCGTATATTTTGTGTGGTGCACTGGTACAGCATCAATATCCATTGCCACCCTCAAACGTCAGCGATAGGTCCAAAACGACGACATCCGTCGCGAGCGCTCCGTGTATCCGACATCCGAGTCGTTGCGCCCGCTGCTAAGCTACCCTCAGTGTCCTCATTCAAGCGTCCGGTTAGCTCGTCTGTGCGCCCGTTCGTTCACGTTCGTCTCTCGCAGTGCCACCCGTCCGCCATCGGTCGTAATAGAATCGCATTATCTGCGTTGTCGTTGTCGTTAGTTGCGGCCATTAGTCGCGTTTCCtttaatttttcgtttataCATCGTCGCAATCCGTTACTGCCGTGCCCGAccaatattactgttattagatCGCCTTAACGATTTTCTCGCCTTTCACATGACCGACGCCGCCATTTGTTGTCGAGCGTTCGGGTGTTGTCTATCCGTCCGTTCCGCGTTTTTATCGATCGTGTATTCGTTGTCGTTTGGCGTACGCGAACCACCCGTGCAATCTGCTTGAGTGTACACTGACGTCCATTACACAGAGCACGAGCACGCGCGATCACACAATAGTTTTCGTTTAGTTAGACCGTTGTCGTAATGGCCGCCAAGAGATCGGTTTCGCCCGGGCCCATTGACCTGATGAAGGTAAGCCCACCGAGCAGTCCGACTACATTTTCTGCGGTCGTCTCCGATGTCGCTTTTACGGTTTCGTTTTCGAGACGAGCCCGCGCGTCCAGGCCGAGCAAAACGCGCACAACGCGCAAAACGTGCAATACGCGCACGGGTGACGAGGTGAGCTGTGTTGCGCGGACTGGGCGCCGCCCTCGTtcatttgttttcaatttttattcatcGTGTGGTATGTTTCTGGCATCTTGCATATCGAATAATCTGCGGAGCCAGTACAACCGATcgatcaatgtttttttttttttcgtgaacGATCTGAAGGGACGCTCGCAAATGTTcaacaattttgatttaaataatatgcctAACGTCTCTACCTACCTATTCCCATTGCTTATCTTTTGTTTTGGATTTAGGAAATAATGAGATTGATTGCTGAACCAAATTCGGTGAATAACAAGAAAAGACCGGAAGTTGCTTATTTCCAACACCCATCTAAGACCGTTGATCCTACAACATGTAATCTATGCAGTGATAGTACAGAATTTGTATGCAGTGGACAATATCAAAAATCATCAAATAgcccgtaaaataatatttttattatgcatgccttaattaaatattttatatattataatgttatgtaaatatttgtgttCATGCAATGATTAATTTCCTTGATGAACACTGATCCAGCCTATGTCTATATTGATTATGTGAGTAAAATTAAATCGTTATTACAGATAACCATATTACTCATTAGCTTGTATTaccttgttatattatatgttttagaaTGAAGTATTCAACCCTGATTTTTCCAGGAAAAAATATGAAGGTAAAACTGAAAACTAATATACAAGTTACCATTTCACATTTAAGTTTCATTTAAGATGGAAAAATATAAggtattttatcgatttatttttttttacagaagttAGACTCaagattaaaacattatttgattttgattttccgTTCAATCCATTTGAATCATTCCTTGAAGAAGTACCAATACAACGCAAAttcagtacatattattttatttttttctcatttaaaatactttaataaattaattgtttttatcagATGCAAAACTTCCTGTCAGAAAACAGTTGGATAAACTTAAAATGATACGCAAGAACGATAGATGTgttgtatgtaaaaaatgtgtTCTTCAGGGACGATTAGTGCAATGTCATCATTGTACTAGACTTTATCACCTCAACTGTTTGGATCCTCCTATCCGTGATTGGGATCATAGTATGAGATGGATCTGTCCAGCACACGACCAGTTTTtagttagttatataatatattttttaattaatttttaaaactaaattgtttacattcatgcgtgaaaatttatatttctaaaaattaggAATTAGCTTATCCTGACGTTTTCACTCCTGGTCGCGGATTACTGactactaataatataacaacaaaaagGTCGCAATGTGAACTGCCATCTTTGCCTAAAGACAAATATATGAAATTGCCTAATATAATTGATACCATGTATAAAAAggtaataagtttttaaaattgttaagcaAGACTTGCATCATAAAAtacagcaaataaaaaaaaaatctgtaacaaagtacacaatatttaattcaagtttaaatttatatttaacaaactCTCCTATctgtttaaaatctaaatataattaagataGATTAGAAGtaacattacaattttataggTTGGTCCTAACATAacctaattacatttttaaggttAGGTTAGTCATAACCTGgcctattttacatttttaaggttAGGTTAGTCATAACCTAgcctattaaaaattgttaagatTAGGTTCAACTAGAGCATGCctaattacattattgttttgGTAGGTTGCTTCTAAACTAATGTATCAAAATtgttgtgaaaataaataatacattgcaAGGTACTTGGGATTTAATATTGTGAAATCCCTAAACAATGACCTTATGTAATgtattactgtaaaaaaataatacataactaaattaataatttttttatttttttatatctagcCAAAGGATAACTTTCCAACAACATCGAAAGAAAAttcatctttaaatattttatggtaaaataatgtttttataataggaTCGATTACCTAATTTTAGTTAGGTGATTAAAGTTGGCAACATTGttcttatcatttttatacCAGATTTCATTCCGATTTTCTATAAGATAATTATTCACTTTTTTTTCACAGTGTTAAacctaatatttttgttgaGTTAAATAACgtaatctaattttaataaatatactaatattttacttctaaaaatgaaaatcgTTGAGTGGAGAGATCAACAGTTTTTATtgataatctatttttaatcagaatgatataaaagataatatattatgataactacTATTTACTTATAATCGGGatgataaatagtattaaataattaactgtgTAAAAGAAAACTATATtgccaaaattaaattaaaaaatatgcatatttatagtataccctttaatttttattaacatctcattatacaatttttttacatttattttaagaataatcttattctaatttttacactgttttcatttttgttttcagtGACGTTGCATCAATTGAATTGGAATCAATGAATTCTATTGATAAGATGAATGGTAagtattatcttaaaaaaattacaatattttatttagatatttttaaattatgtaaataaaaaaaaataatctgttGACATCTAACTTCTTTCAGAAACTGGTaatgttacaaattatatttctgaTAAGTTACTGGAAAAAAGCAAAAGTTTACTGACTACAAAATGCAGTGCAACTTTGTCTTGTTTAACTGTACCCTTTGATATATCTGTACAGAGAGAATTAATAACGATTGGCAAAAGtgagtaatttatttaactgaagtataaataaatatccttATTGGAAATTTCATGTTTACATTTCTGTAGGTCTTAAAAATCGATTATGTTTGCAAAATATTGGAAATTGCGAATATATTTCTGATTATCATGCCACCATCAGATTTGATaaagtatgtattaaatattttataaatagtcataaattaacttattaatgcTTGTCatctagtaattatttatttagcaattttttaaaactataagtacatattaaatgtatattataatataatagttagataattttataaagggatattataatttataatctatactaAAAGATAAAAGTCCATCATACAAACATAtttgatgataaattaaaattatctgcaCATAGGTTATGTTAttaataggttaggttaggttaggttaggttaggttatctatgttaggttaggttatctatgttaggttaggtattaatcctaacctaacctaacctatcctTGATCtcctgtttattattttatcttagataatttgacaaatatacaatacattaaaattatttctatagtgCATTTCACGAAATAAGAGACTCGATTCTAGCGCGACTGGTGGACAAAAACCCTTAGGGCTACTCAACATGTGTACTACAATGCGCGAGAAAATTGAATACCTGCATGTAATACACATGTTGAGTAATCCTAAGGGTTTTTGTCCACCAGTCGCGCTAGAATCGAGTCTCTTATTTCGTGAAACGCACTATAGTGAGATAAGCCATAATAGACCGACAAAAATCTGTTAATTTTGCGTATCTCTTCTATCCAGTCACAGTAGGAGCGTTTTAATACAGTACACATCGCTAGGTTAGGTTAGGCGCGCATGTTGCACATGCGCATTGCAATATTGTGCGAGTACCAACTGATCAGAGCTAACTTAGCTAAAAATGGAGTTTACATTGAGATTTACAAATAttcaacttattatattaatcaattatcttttatatattttattaacatttaacatcgACTTTGaatattgcaaaatatattatggtacatTTAGTCAACGCTACGTaggaaattttcaaataattatttcaaatactatacagtaattaatattatttaaaaatattaatgtttattattatgttcttttaaAACCACAcactttttatgtaataatatatcgtctTGTCccttaatttcattattttaatctgataactatttttaagtaattcagcctttaaaataataatttatgttgaaatttaaatattattttttttagaaattattttaaaaacacaaggTTAGCTTAACCTAAACCTAACCTATCTCCATTTACTAAATGTACTGAAttgtgtatcataatattttaaatctatgtttaaaactatgttaaatgtaaataaaaaattgaattaataaataatttgttccaatattatataagaacagTTACAATTTTAGTTAGGTTAGCTCTTATCAATTACTAGCTGATACGTGCCCGTCAGTGTGGCAGCGCTGAGTCGTTAGAACCATGGTTATAGATACTATGATTACACCACAAGTTCTAATCACGGACTAAGATAAGttcttatcaaaaaaaaaaaatacctgccTACTCCTTTTTAGTAATGGCCAAACGTATATACCTAACCTGTGCACGCAGTTGGTGACTCCGCCTCCTTTCGTCGCGCtgtcaaataaaaaacctaatATTTTAGGTAACGTTCGTACACCGAAGGCGCTTGCATTtcaaatgtaaatgtataaataaaatattttttgcgaACTGCATGTGAGTGAATACTACCTACCATGTGTAATTGAAAAAAGGCGGTAAAtcgattaattaatatacatgtttTCAAATATCCTGCCAACAGCTGTTTGAGTTTGAAgattatcttttataatatcgCCTCGATGGTTGCGGGACGATGCGTGATTAGACGTCCGTAAAAAGTTCTTGTGTCTTTCTAGTACCACCTAGCGCAATCTAGttttgtagtttaaaaatattcttttgtatTATACCTTTGGCTCAATGCTTGTAcagttaaaaattgatatttacaatatacacgactgaaaaaactaaaaaagtaaatatcaaatatgagttatataacttcaatttttataataaaaacaattaaatattgttttactattattaatacaactttTTGCAGTCagatacacattttttaatttatcctgttttttattttattagttcgtTGAATATGTGAACTGTCTCATTCTCATTCTCAAACCTAACCTAacacttaaagtatatttattgtgaCCTTCGCCTGAACTCCatgcattaattattatctgcttcattaaaaatgattagaGCAAACGCGAtcccattttttaaaaatatttcctaatGCTTCTTCTCACTTATTTTTCTTGGTCATCTTTTAGAATGCCAAATATGTTTTTGGAAATTGTATGCGGTTCTCGTACGCAACAATGagacatttcaaaatattatttttatattttatattaagttaaatctCAAATGATATAACAATAGTTTATTAGCTCTCAGCATAATAGATAAAcaacattgatatttttaatttatagtgaaCATGGGTTATATAACTTATGATGTACATTATGTCAATACACATTAAAATAGAaggaaatgtaattaaatatacaatagtcATAGACAATGATagcaatttttatgataatattcatacttttaggaaaaatagtaaattattgttaaatggtattcaaaaaatatacttttgacATCCCATGCAAATTCAAAACCAATGTTTTTCGTGTAGTTACTGCTATTATTCACTAGGAGCGCTAACAGTTATTAGAAATCCGGAAGAACTATATAGACGCATAGACCTAATACTATAGTGCATTCACGAAATAAAAGACTCGATTCTAGCGCGACTGGTGGACAAAAACCCTTAGGGCTAGAATCTAGTCTCTTATTTCGTGAAACGCACtatagtataaggtctatgtaTAGACGCCGTTTAATATTTGGTGGCTTatgttaatacaaataaaatccaCATGAAGCTCTTGCAGTTATCAGGTTTTTGTCAAATTTTGATAAGAAAATTGCATTGTTTTTCTCTACAGCTCATTAGTCGTGGTTGGCACGTTCGATTATTGTTGACCAGGTTACTCTTAGGGAGAAATAATGCTTTATTGTTGACTAACAATCTTCATGTGCAAAACTTGTGTGCTCTCGCTGTACAGAGTtaagttttgtttatattataaaatcttaaaatagttaatttaaaattttaacaatttagaataaatattttgattatggtttattttattataaaataattttattcacgtaataaatacattaaaaaaatattttagcgatgtaaaaattaatgtttaattagcTTAGCaagtatcaaaataatttattttctgaattaccttgtaatatattaattgctaGTTGCTACCTACAACTTATATTGACtattttgtttatcatattttaaaatttaatttaaaagaatttaaagaatttatttttgtgttacaaTTAGTTACATTTtcgtcaataattattattgatagctattttatttagcatttcaatacttaatattataattaattgtatacatagttgagaataaaaaaataaaacatacaatagaatcgaaagttataatttttgttttcttggTATGTCTCATATgacttaaaaacttttattttactaacaatTATAGAATTTATGGTATTACTGAAAATTACAAGGCATGTCATTCTGcgttttaaataacaatgtattgcaagattaaataaattttttaaatttattatataatccatGATGTAATGTTATCTATGTAAATCTATTTGACATCCGTTCGGAGCGCTATCAGCTCTTCACATTTTCGTATTTTTGATAAGAATTTTCGTAAGTCATTATCAAAAATACGTGGTTTAgaccacggactaagatatacaGGACTGGACACGATAAGGTTGGAAGGTGTGGGGGGTTAACCTCGAAATTTTACATCACAGGAGGAGTGCAGAGGGTATTTTCCTTTTTGCATTACTAGCGCCGTCTTAGtagacctaacctaacctggaACTAGATCCAATAAGATTGTTTTTACtggaattttcatttttcaaaacaaaatagtgATAGTtactttatagtacctataacatcttaaatttatcatactataatagatataattaataattattaatacatttgtgaTAATATGATCTAGTTCTATAAGTATCCACTATGACGGCGCTACTAATGCTTAAAGGAAAATACCCCCTGCACTCCGCCTGTATTATAACATTTCGTAACCATTATATTCATCTCGTGTCCAGTCCAGTATATCTTAACCCGTGATTTAGACTAAAGTGTAACCACAGTATAGATTAAATTCAATCTGTAATCATACAGACTTAACTCTGTTTTttgtaaaagttatattttattttttaatttatttttgtgattaaaattatcaatttttgtatgttgatatatttgctgaagaaaataaatatgttttgaattataAGTTTTTTCAGAAGAacctcattagtcattacttactacttaaacatttttttatttaatttttttttagaaaactggagattttattttgaaaaatctaaGTCGATTCGGTGTTATAGTTGATAATGTGTCCTATTTTGGAAATCGTAGACAACCATCAAATAATCATGAGCAGCTGAAGAAAGTTAATTCTGGACATCAACAGCacgtaaataaacaaaaaacaattcaaaaagataaaattattcacATCGACGCTAACAATGACAAAGAAAAACCACTAATCAAACATGCCGGTAATAAACGCAcagttaattataaacatatgtcTAAATATCATACCAGTAAGTATAAAAACACAAAGCATGGTTATCAAAAAGTTCAATGCAAGTGTTCTAATAGACTCATCCAAAAGGATGGTTACTCTGGTTTTGCTATCCTACGAAAAgagtctataatattaattggttgtatgaaatttaaatttatttatgatgtgGGCATAATAGAAATTCTCAAAGTATGTACAGATAAATCGCATGCCAAAAGAGATGGGATAGTTGAAAACAAACCATTGAATGAGTCACCTTTAAAATGTTTGTCTGAACAAGAAAATGGCATCGATATATTGAttgatacaataaataatcTTAATTCATTTTCCATAAATGAAAATTCAGATTATAAAAAGTCtattaatgaacaaaatatCACTAATAAGTTAAACTTAGATAATTCAGCAATcggtgaattatttaatatcaaagtTGATGGTGTATCTGAGAACGTTGTACGAGATAGTGATGATGTACAACCATTGGAAATTAATGCCTCTGAAACATTAGACTCAGAATATATAAAACAGTGGGAGATGATAAATGCTATGTCAAGTGATGAAAAGTCATGTTATGCCAGTGACTTAATACAAGAAGTTGAAATCAATGAGTCGTCTGAGGATGGTGAAACTATTGAAGAAGAAATTGTTTATGAAATGAATTATGCAGAGACCGATAATTGTGCATCTGGGCGTAATAATGATGTTCAAGATTGGCTAATAGAAGAGATTGTAATTGATGAAGATAGAAACTTCAATGATAACGAACCTGGACATTCTGATAACTTACAATTGACATCAACTGTTGCATTTCCTGTACCTGCTTGTGATGATAAGGACTTTAAGACTGAACATATGTATTGTGCACGTAGTCCAACATATGATGATGAGACTATTGTTATATCAGATGATGATGATAGCGACAACTACATAACTGATGACAATGACAGTGAGAAAGATTAAGCTATGctataaaaatggaaaacaaaaacaaaaaaattagcttttttcattattattttgttattgatttattaagatttGTTAAAGATTTCTAAAATACCAgtgtaagttttttttcaattttccatTGTACTTTtgctttatttataactaaatgaagtttttttttattttttttacaattgtaGCCATTAtgttagataattatattaatattaacaaaacgATTGATTgtgtgatatttatatattattattattattactctataaaataacctattattatattattaagttacctTGTTATTacacaattaattttagttattgtctatttacaatttaattatatctcaACAAGTTTTAATTATGCAACATAATTTTATGTCTaccaaattattacattataattgtattaaaatctataaaaaatattgttaaataaataatttatagttaaaattattatccattctattaaaataataatttattataattgtatcaatttgaaataaaattttacgaTATTTCTTTCTGTACAAgtttaaaattctgatttatttttatttttccacagCCGTAaatgtactttaaatttttgtttaacaattaaaatctaaaataatctattattattgatataaaatttgaacttataaactgataacataatatttagaattaaaaatattcgtattattaatatcttttttttagttaaacattaatatatctaggtatttatacataattaaaatttatatttatctaatattaaataaaaagatagtgcgaaataatagaataaatattgttcattttttgTTCAGTGGTAAGATAAACCTTATTTGGGCGTGTATAAAAGGCGTAGCCGTCGCTTTGGCGACCAATCACATCTCTCATATCGTAACATCCTAttggtttatataaataattacattgtaGTAGTTGATGATTGGTGAACTACTATTTTATTAGCGAAATAAACGCTGTACCAACTCAACGCTTTTATAAATCCACATCGTGACAATGTTTCACTGTCATTTTTGTTGACTGAAGTACAACCTAACCACGGATATACATACTATGGTTGCACGACAGCCTATATTGGATCACGACGTTGAGCGGCGCAGAATGTTCTTATTAAATCTGACAAAAAGTCGCGTACTACTATACTCTGTTCAAAATGAGACCGGACCTCGGCGGCCGAGTTATGCGCATGGGCGTGGCTTATTTCTGCGGCTCGGCCTGACACGCGATCTATGATGGGGGAGGTGCCTGACCGTTGCGAACGAAAACTGGTCGCCGCCGAGGTCCGGTCTCATTCTGAACAGAGT includes:
- the LOC132932364 gene encoding uncharacterized protein LOC132932364 isoform X4: MIRKNDRCVVCKKCVLQGRLVQCHHCTRLYHLNCLDPPIRDWDHSMRWICPAHDQFLELAYPDVFTPGRGLLTTNNITTKRSQCELPSLPKDKYMKLPNIIDTMYKKPKDNFPTTSKENSSLNILCDVASIELESMNSIDKMNETGNVTNYISDKLLEKSKSLLTTKCSATLSCLTVPFDISVQRELITIGKSLKNRLCLQNIGNCEYISDYHATIRFDKKTGDFILKNLSRFGVIVDNVSYFGNRRQPSNNHEQLKKVNSGHQQHVNKQKTIQKDKIIHIDANNDKEKPLIKHAGNKRTVNYKHMSKYHTSKYKNTKHGYQKVQCKCSNRLIQKDGYSGFAILRKESIILIGCMKFKFIYDVGIIEILKVCTDKSHAKRDGIVENKPLNESPLKCLSEQENGIDILIDTINNLNSFSINENSDYKKSINEQNITNKLNLDNSAIGELFNIKVDGVSENVVRDSDDVQPLEINASETLDSEYIKQWEMINAMSSDEKSCYASDLIQEVEINESSEDGETIEEEIVYEMNYAETDNCASGRNNDVQDWLIEEIVIDEDRNFNDNEPGHSDNLQLTSTVAFPVPACDDKDFKTEHMYCARSPTYDDETIVISDDDDSDNYITDDNDSEKD